GGTATTGGTACCACCTTCTATGGTTCCCACATTCAGGTAAGGGTGGGTGATGCCTTCGACTTTGGAGGTGACTTGTTTGTAGAGAGTGTTTTGCGCATACAGAGCATTCAGGATTTTCACTGCTGCCTGCAAAGCATCGACACCTGAGTCAGGGATTGCTGCATGCGCCATCTTGCCATGTACCGTCACTTCCATCTGCAGGCAACCGTTATGCGCGGTGATGACCTGGTAAGAAAAACCTGCAGCTATCATCAGGTCAGGCTTGATGAGATTATGCTTCAACATCCAGCCGGGGCCAACTTCGCCACCAAATTCTTCATCATAGGTAAATAATAACTCCAGCGTACCCGCCTTTGGTTTGGCAACCGCTTCGAGGGCGCGCAAGGCAAAAGTGTAAGTCGAAAAATCGCATTTGCTGACAGCCGTGGCGCGACCATAGATGTTGCCGTTTTCTATTTCACCACCGTAAGGGTTTTTGGTCCAGCCTTCGCCTGGTGGTACTACGTCACCATGCGCATTCAGCAGCACGGTCTTGCCAGGGCCATACTGGCGGCGCACCAGCAGGTTCGTGATGCTTTGCAGGCCAGCTTCCTTGACTTCACTATCCGGCACAGCATGTTTTTCTGCGCTGATACCCATGTCTTGCAGCAGGTCGGCGGTGCGTTCTGCATGGGGAGCATTATTGCCGGGTGGGGTATCGGTAGGCACACGTATCAGTTCTTGCAGGAACTTTACCTGCTCGTCAAAGTGCGTGTCTATCCAGGCGTCGAGTTGTTCGTAATTGTTCATGTCTTGTACTTTCTTGATTTTTATTGGATTACTTGGCACCAGCCTGGAACCAGGCGCCGACGACTGCACGTTCTTCTTCCGTCATTTGCGTCATATTCCCTATAGGCATGGCCTTGAGTTGCACGGCCTGCATATTGACCTTTACCGCATTCTGTCTGATCAGTTCTGGTGTATCGAGCTTGATACCGGCAGGTGCTGTGGCAAAGCCAGGCTGGCTAGGTGTGGCCGCATGGCAGGACACGCAACGCTGGTTGATGATGCCCTGTACTTTAGTGAACTGAGCCTTTTCTGCTTCTGCCGCCGACAGGGCTGGGTCAGGTGCCGCCACCTTGGCCGGCGGTTTTGGTGCAATCGCAATTGCCACTGCCAGCAATAAAGTCACGCCCGCCGCAGGATAAGCCCAGTTGGTAATGCCCTTGTGACGCAGATTGAAAAAGTGACGTATCAATACACCCGCCGCCATAATGACAGCCAGCACCAGCCAGTTGTATTCATGGTTATAGGTCATTGCATAATGGTTGCTGATCATGATGAACAGCACAGGCAGGGTGAAGTAATTATTGTGTACGCTGCGCTGCTTGGCTTTTTGGCCGTGGATAGGGTCAGGCGATTTACCCTGCTGCATGGCTTCGACGAGTTTGCGCTGGCCGGGGATGATGAGCATCAACACATTACCCACCATCATCGTGCCTATCATGGCACCGACGTGGATATAGGCAGCGCGGCCACTGAGGAACTTTGACAACACAAACGCCGTCGCCACGATGAACACGAACATGATGATGCCCAACAGGCCTTCACGCTTGCCCAGCGGTGAACGGCACAGCAAGTCATACACAGTCCAGCCCACCAGCAAGGTGCCCAGGCCTATGCCTATGGCTTGCCAGCTCGTCAGGTCCGCGACGGACTTGTCTATCATCATCGCAGAGGCATTGAAGTAATACACGATGAACAACATCGCAAAGCCAGACAGCCAGGTGGCATAGGCTTCCCATTTGAACCAGTGCAGTTCTTCGGGCAGTTCCTTGGGGGCGATCAGGTATTTTTGCGGGTTATAGAAGCCGCCGCCATGCACGGCCCACAATTCACCAGACACACCCTTGTTGGCCAGTTCAGAACCAGGTTTGGGCGGGCGGATATTATTGTCGAGCCAGACGAAGTAGAAGGATGCACCTATCCAGGCGATGCCGGTAATCAGGTGCAGCCAGCGGACGATCAGGTTCAGCCACTCAGTGCCATACGCAAGTAAAAAAGCTTCCATGTTTTCTCTCATGTTAGAAGCTCGTCTGCCTCCGCGGGCTCTTCAGACGAGAGGGATATACAAAATCCCAAATCGGTCGCGAACCGAAGCTCCGCTGCGACCAGTTTAATAAGCTCCAAAAACATCATTCTCGGGCGCATTACTGCGTTGCAAATACTCGCAATACCGACGTATTGCTGCGTTTTGCGCCTTGTACTGCATCCCGATAATTTCGTTTTTGAAGCTTATTTTAAAACCAATTCAGTGCTAAAAAACCACAACCTGTATCTATCTGCTGCAAATGTCTCCTATTGTCGCAGTTAGACCAAGGGCAGGTATTGCCTATAGCAAAAAACTTGGTGAAGTCTGCCAACGATAAACTTTTTCCCTACAAACTTCATTGAAAACGAAGTATATTAAAAATACAGATTTCGATATACGTTTGAAGACAGGCATCAGCATGGCACAACTACCCAATCATCTCGACCTGCATCTGATACGCATTTTGTATCTTTTGCTCAGTGAGAAAAACGTTTCCCGCGTGGCTTTGAAGCTGAACCAGCCCCAGCCTTCGATTTCTGCCTCACTACGCAAATTGCGCGAGTTGACTGGCGATCAATTGCTGGTACGCGGTGGCCGTGGCATGGTGCCTACCCCCCATGGTGAAACCCTGCTCAAGCCTGCCAAGCGCATACTCGATGAAACTGAGTTGTTGTTTGAGCGCAAAGTACCTTTCGTCGCCCAGCAAGAAAGCAAGACCTTCCACATCGCCGCCCCAGATTCCCTGCATGTGCAATTTCTGCCCAGCGTGGTGGAGCGCCTGCGCCGTGAATCACCCAAAAGCCGCATTGTCATCCATGGCCTGGGGGCTGAAGTTGATTATGTACGCCATTTGTCTGATGGTGACCTTGACCTCGTCATCGCCAACTGGGATGAACCGCCGCAGCACCTGCACCTTTCTAAACTGTTTGAAGACCCCATCGTCTGCGCCATGCGTGCAGACAGCCCTTATGCCAAGCGCACCGGTACTGACGACATGACGCTGGAAGACTACCTGAGCCTGCCGCACGTCGCGCCTTCGCAACTCTTGTCTGGCTATCATGGTGTCATCGATGCCCATCTGGAACGCCAGCACCTGCGCCGCAATGTCGTGGTCGAATCCGCCTACTTTGGCCTCATGCCGCATATGCTGACACAGTCCGACATGGTGCTGACGACAGGCAAGCAATACCTGAGCTTTTATGAAAAAAGCCTGCAACTCAAGACTTTTTCCATCCCCATCAAATTCCCGCCACTGCGCTTTTACCAGCTCTGGCATGAGCGCGTTCATCATTCACCAGAACACAGATGGCTGCGTGAGCAGATCGCCCAGGCAGCCAAGTCTTTGATGTCCAAATAATCCTGAGTTATGCAGGGGTTTAGCTACCCCTGTAAGTCGAGTACGCCCATGGCGACACTACCAGCGGCACATGGTAATTCTGGCTGGCATCGGCCACCCCAAAAGCCAGGGTCACGCGGTCTATGAATTTGGGGCTGGGCAGATCCACGCCCTGCTTGTCGAAATAATCACCTGCTGCAAATACCAGCTCATACAGGCCAACCTTGAGACTGTCACCTTCCAGCAGGGGCGCATTGCAGCGGCCATCATGGTTGGTGGTCTCGGTCTTCAGCAGGGTTTTCTCGCCTGCATTGACTGTATATAACTCCACCTGCACACCCACGCCGGGTTTGCCAACGGTGATATCCAGCACATGTGTACTGAGCTTTCCCATACTGATCTCCTATATTAATGACTTGAAATGCGCTATCAGCCAAATCTTATACTGCCAGCAGTCTATCAATATACTATCGAAGATATACAGATCATGAAGACAGCAGCACATTGCAGGCCAGAATTGGGCTTAAGCTTCATCATCATGCCGGGACAATACCGGTCACATTAAAGCATAGGCACAATAATAGGCACATTGCCTGACCAATTATGACGACAACTCTGGACCACCTGAACCGCTGTAGCACGCAAGACTTTGTGCATACCCTGCATGGTATCTATGAACATTCACCCTGGATACCTGAGCGGGCCGCCGCCAGCCGCCCCTTTGCCAGCGTCACTGCCCTCAAGCTGGCCTTGCAAACCGTGGTCAGCCAGGCGGCAGAGGCAGAACAACTCGGCCTGATCCGTGCCCACCCCGAGCTGGCAGGCAAGGCCGCCATCGCCGGAGAATTGACGGCAGAATCCACCGGTGAACAAGCCAAGGCAGGCCTGACCAATTGCAGCCCTGAAGAATTCGCGATACTGCACAAGCTCAATGCCGACTACAACAGTAAATTTGGTTTCCCCTTCATCCTCGCCGTCAAAGGGCCGGATGGCAAGGGTTTTACGCGGGAAGCCATCATCGCCACCTTCCAGCGCCGTTTTAAAAACCAGCGCGCAGATGAACTGGCAGAATGCCTGCGCCAGATAGGCCGCATCGCCGAACTGCGCCTGAACGACTTGCTTGAACACACTCTGCAATTTGGCAACACCATCATGCAATGGTCTGAAACTCTGGCCGCCTGGAGCGATGATGAAGACGGCCTGACCTGTGCCTATATGACACCTGCGCACCAAAAAACCGCAGAGCAACTGGCCGCCTGGATGCGCGAAGCTGGCATGCATGTGCATATCGATGCAGTCGGCAATGTGGTAGGCCGCTACCTGTCTGATGCAACCGATGCCAAGACCTTGCTCACCGGCTCCCACTATGACACCGTCTGCAATGGCGGCAAATACGATGGCCGTGAAGGCATCCTGCTACCCATCGCCATCGTCAAGCACCTGAACGACAGAAATGAAAAACTGCCTTTCAACTTCGAGATCATAGGCTTTTCTGAAGAAGAAGGTGTGCGCTACAAAAGCACTTTCCTGGGCAGCAATGCCGTCATCGGCCAGTTTGACCTGACCTTGCTGGACAAGACAGATGCAGACGGCATCAGCATGCGTGAGGCACTGACTGCCGCCGGGTATGATGTCAAACACATCCCCGCCATCGCACGTGACCCTGCACAGATACTGGGCTATGTAGAAGTGCATATAGAACAGGGCCCGGTCTTGCTGGGCCGTGACTTGCCAGTGGGCATCGTCACTTCCATTGCTGGCAGTTGTCGCTATCAGGTGCAACTCAAGGGTGTTGCCAGCCATGCTGGCACCACACCCATGAGCATGCGCAAAGATGCTGCCGCTGCTGCAGCAGAAATCATTTTGTATGTAGAACAGCGTTGCGCCAATGGCACATCCCTGGTTGGTACTGTAGGCCAGTTACAGGTGCCGCATGGCTCGGTGAATGTCATACCCGGCTCCTGCAATCTGTCACTGGATATCCGCGCTGCTGACGATGCGACACGTGATGCGGCAGTGAATGACATTCTGGCAAAGATAGAGACTGTATGCGAGCGCCGTAATATTGAAGTGAATGTGGTCAAAGCCGTTTCTGCCCCGGCAGCCCCTTGCGCCCCATGGCTGATGCAACAACTGGCAGCGGCCACGCAAAGAGCAGGTTTGCCCGCCTTTGAATTGCCATCAGGCGCAGGCCATGATGCCATGGCAATAGCCAAAATGACCGACGTGGCCATGCTGTTCACCCGCTGCGGCAACGGCGGCATCAGCCACAACCCGCTGGAAACCATGAGCGCTGACGACGCAGAAGTCTCGGCACAAATCTTGCTCGATTTTTTAAGGAATTTTAGAGAAAAACTTTAAGACCGAAAAGCTCACCACAGAGACACAGAGTCACAGAGAAAAGCAAGAGGAAGATCAAGGGAATTTTTTTGAAGGCTAATGGATTCTTTAAGATTTTCTCTGTGCATCTCTGTGTCTCCGTGCCTCTGTGTTGAGAGGTCTTGCTTTTAAGTTTCAACATTTTATTACCAGGATTTCTGGCGCCACTTTCAGTATTGCCTGCTTCAGCTTCGCAATGAAGACCTGATACAGAACCAGGACTGAGCTTGAGCCTGCTGCCATGTTTGCGGTGCTTACCGCTGCATGGTTTGAGGCGACGCAAGAACATGCTTTCACCGGCATTTTTTTACGACGCAGATCAATCCTGACGAGATGTCTTCTTCCAGTTCGTGGAGGATGCGCCTCGTCAGGCAGCAGTAAAAAGCGCAGTCGGACTATATGTTTCGGCTGTATTTGTAGCCGCTTTTCCTGACGACACCATCGTCAGGAAGGCAAACCAGGAGTCCAGCACACGATGCACGCTTCCCTCATTTCGATTACCAATCGCTTCAATCTTTAGCAGCTCAGTATGTGCATTTTCAGCCATCACTGACAAAAATTCCGTCAGAGAACCCAGCAGTGATGTGGCAAACAACCAAACCATCAAGCAAGGAAGAGACGATGCAAACAGCGATACACCCGGTAGATGAAAAGCTACCAGCAGCAAAATTATTCACTCTGGGCATACAGCACGTGCTGGTGATGTATGCTGGGGCGATAGCCGTGCCTCTCATTATCGGCGGTGCCCTGCACCTACCCAAAGACCAGATAGCTTTCCTCATCAATGCCGATTTATTCTGTTGCGGCCTGGTGACCCTGATACAGGCACTGGGCATCTGGAAGTTTGGCATACGCATGCCTGTCATGATGGGCGTCACCTTTGCGGCAGTAGGCCCCATGGTGGCAATGGCGGGTAACCCCAGCCTGGGCATACTCAGTATCTATGGGGCGGTCATCGCCTCCGGTATTTTTGGTCTCATCATTACTCCCTTCATGAGCCGGGCTGTCAGGTTTTTCCCGCCTGTTGTTACCGGCACCATCATCACCGTCATTGGCATTACCCTCATGCGCGTGGGTATCAACTGGGCAGCGGGCGGGCAACCGATGATTTTTGATGCGGCCAGCAAATCCATGCAGCCCAATCCCAATTATGGTGCGCCTGAAAACCTGGCGATTGCCTTCTTCGTGCTGGTCTCCATCATGCTCATGACACGTTATTTGCGCGGCTTTTTGGGCAATATCTCGGTCTTGCTGGGCATGGTGCTGGGTTTTGTCGTCTCGCTGGTATTGGGCAAGGTCAGTTTTGATGGTCTGGGTGAGGCTGGCTGGTTTGCCTTCATTATGCCCTTCCAGTATGGCATGCCGACCTTTGACCTGGGTGCCATCATAGGTATGTGCCTGGTCATGATAGTCACCATGGTGGAATCAACGGGCATGTTCCTCGCCCTGTCTGAACTTACCGGCAAGCGCATCAGCAATGAAGAACTGGCGAATGGTTTGCGGGCCGACAGCCTGGGTACGGTCATCGGTGGCGTCTTCAATACTTTTCCCTACACCTCGTTTTCACAGAACATAGGCCTGGTTGGTGTTACTGGTGTGCGCAGCCGTTATGTCTGCGCGGCTGCAGGTGTGATCCTGGTGGCGTTTGGCATGTTCCCCAAAATGGCGCATGTGGCAGCATCAATACCCGTGTATGTACTTGGCGGCGCAGGCATAGTCATGTTTGGCATGGTGGCGGCCACCGGTATCAAGATACTCGGCAATGCGGGTCTTAATCACCAGCGTCATAACCTGTTCATCGTTGCCGTCAGCATAGGGGCGGGCATGATCCCTCTGGTGGCACCGCAGTTCTTTTCACACTTGCCACACTGGCTGGGCACGATAGTCGATAGCGGCATCTTGCTGGCCACCATTGCGGCAGTGACGCTCAATCTGTTTTTCAACGGTCAGGGTGCTGAGTCTGAAGCCAAGGCATTTGCCATGGCTGCGGCCCACAGCTCCGACCATTAATTTTTATTTGCTATTTTATTTTTTATGACCAGCAGCTTACTTATCAAAAATGCCCGCGTTGTCGTCACCATGGATGACACGCGCCGTGAAATCAGCAATGGTGCGGTATACATCATCGACAATGTCATCGCTGAGGTGGGCCTCAGTGCAGACTTGCCGCAAACCGCGGATGAAGTCATTGATGCGGCTGACCATGTCGTCATGCCTGGTCTCATCAATACCCATCACCATATGTACCAGAGCCTGACGCGCGTCATACCCGCGGCACAAAATGGTGAGCTGTTCAACTGGCTGACCAATCTCTACCCTATCTGGGCCAACCTGACACCAGAAATGGTGCAGGTATCGACTCAGGCCGCGATGGCAGAGCTGATCCTGTCTGGCTGCACCACCAGCAGCGACCATCTCTATATCTATCCAAATGGCTGCCAGCTTGATCACAGCCTGCAGGCAGCGCAAGAGATAGGCATGCGTTTTCATGCAGCACGTGGTTCCATGAGCGTGGGCCAGTCAAAAGGTGGCCTGCCACCAGACCGTGTGGTGGAAGACGAGGCCAGTATACTGCGCGATACTCAGCGCCTGATAGAGACTTATCACGACAGCAGCCGCCATGCCATGCAACGCATAGTCGTTGCACCCTGCTCACCATTTTCTGTCTCACGCGATCTCATGCGTGAATCAGCAACACTGGCGCGCAGCTATGAAGTATCGCTGCATACCCATCTGGCAGAAAATGCCAATGACATCGCCTATAGCCGCGAAAAATTCAATATGACCCCGGCACAATATGCCGAAGACTGCGGCTGGGTAGGTCATGATGTCTGGCATGCCCACTGTGTGCAGTTGGACGATGATGGCATCTACATGTTCGCTCGCACAGGCACTGGCATTGCGCATTGCCCCTGCTCGAATATGCGCCTGGCGTCTGGCATCGCACCGATACGCAAGATGCTCGATGCCGGTGTCAGTGTCGGCCTCGGTGTGGACGGTTGCGCCTCGAATGATTCAGGCCACATGCTGGGCGAAGTCAGGCAAGCCATGCTACTGCAACGCGTAGGCTTCGGCCCCGATGCCATGACAGCCAGACAGGCGCTGGAAGTCGCGACCCTGGGTGGTGCCAGGGTACTCAACCGCGACGATATAGGCGCACTCAAACCCGGCATGTCTGCGGACATTGTCATGTTCAACCTGAAACAGACAGGCTATGCCGGTGCCTGGCATGACCCTGTTGCTGCCCTGGTTTTTTGCACGCCTTCAGATGTGGCTTACAGCATCATCAATGGTCGTGTTGTGGTACGTGATGGTCAAATTACGTCCATAGATTTACCAGTAGTGATGGAAAGACATAATCGTCTTGCCCATCAATTGGCTGAGGCAGCACGTTGAACTGATCTTGCGCTCTTCAGATGCTGACAGTGGTATAAAAAGTACCGATGCCAGCATCAATTTTCGTATTTCCAGAACTTGCTGATATGCTTGAGTCATTGACTTTAATAACTCATGCATGAAAAAACATATTCCATTAAATCCAGCTGAAATTATAGAACTGAAAAAACAGTTTCTCCATTCCCTGAACCTGGGAACAGGAAGGGCGATGCTGCTCATGAAGGCGTATCCTCAACTGGATTTTTCCAAAGAACTCATTGCGGCATCCGTCAGGAATCTCGCAAATGATGCTCAATCTGAAGGCAGCAGAGCCGATTATTTGTACTCAATGATCAGGCGGGCTAAGAATAGAGACTTGATCGAAAAATCGATACTTCAAAAACTTAAAAATAAGAAATCTGAAATATTTGATTTGAGTCAAATGTGTGATCTTGCTCTGCATTTCTATCAGGATGGGAATCTTCATGCCAGGGAAGTTTTTCTTGAACGCTTCGACAAATCTTTCCATGACGATTATGAATTTTGTGGGGAAGAACAAATTTTAAAGATGGATGGATTACAGGGTTTGTTCAAGCTGGCTGACAAGATAGGCAGACTTCCCGAAGAAGATTGGTTTTCCTATGAATATCGTTGGTATATAGATGATTTTCAAAAGGCCAATCCTGAACTGGATGTGTTTGCAGAATTTGAAAATGCAGCTAAAGAGAATACCTACATCCAGAATTATTTCAAATTAATATCTTCAACTACACCCTTCAAGCGTATTCGCAGAAAAATACCTTCAGCTTATACGGTGAACGATGTAGAAGAGCTTATCAATCGTCCAAGCAAGCGCGTCAGGTTTAACCGTGATCGCACGCGGAGGATGAAGCAACAGGAGATAATTGCCGTTGCCAGGAACTTTCTTGACGAAAAGGACAAGCTCAGAAAATTCAGATACCTGCGATTTTTTTATGCGACCAGATTTCCTTTTGATTATGCGCCTTTGCTAAAAATTGCGAGCGGTAAAAAAAATCATCAGACTATGGCAGTGAATAATGCAGTGCTCGCGCTTAGCCATTTTTCTGGTGCTGACATACGTGCCCTGGCTTTGAAGAAAATACAGGAAGAGCGTATCCCTTGTGAGTACCTGCATCTGCTCGTCAGTAACTATCAGGCCGGGGATGCTGAAATGTTGGTGGAAATAATAGGGCGAGCAAAGAATTTTGATGAAGTGCATTTGTTGGTACAAGGCATCATCGCCATATTCAAGGCCAATCCCGTGGCTGATAGCAAGGCACCGCTTGAAGCCATGTATTACAACATGAATTGTGGAATACACAGACGGGACTTGGTAGAACTGCTGAACGACAATCAAGTGCTGTCCGATGAAATTTTGGAAGAACTGCCCTATGACTCGAATGACGATGTGCGAAAATTATCCCGAAAAATAAAACGCCAGCGCAGTGCTGTTGTGATGAATCAGGATAAGACGGTTTGATCCCGGTTTGCATGCATATCCAAAATGCATGCAAACCCAGTTTAGTTCGCTAACTCAAGCTGCGATAGCTGCTCTGAGTGCGCTTCTTTCCTGCTCAGTAAAGTCAAGTGCCGTCAGATCATCATTGAGCAGGACGATATGTGGTGTGCCAGTGAGCCTGACTGCCAGCGCCATATCTTCTTGATGTGGCAGGAACAGAGGACTTTCTTTTTTGCGCATGATATGACGGAGTTTTTTCTTTACGCCATCTATATCGGTTTCAAAAAATACCGTGCGTTGGTTTTGTATGTCTTTGACTTTGACCATCACCGGTAGCAAGCCCGGTTTTGATTGTATCAGGCGATTAAAGAGATGGCTTAACCAGGCCGCGTACAGGCAGCCGAAAGATATGAAACCGAACAGCAGGGTAAAAGTCAGTATCATGAAAAAACGGTTGGTGATATGTTCGGTTGCCATGGTCGTTGTGATCATGCCGGGATTGGATCGAGACCTGACGGCTTCGGTGGACATCGACGGTTGAAAACTGACAAACCAGAAGCTGTGTTTGATCTCTTTTGCTACGGTATCTTGTGGTGTTGGCAGGTAGCGAATTTTGACGTCGCAGTCGATAAAGATGACTTTGCGGCTCTTGCAGCTACCGTGGATTTCTGCGCGTTCATCCACGACAGGGTCTTTGGATACCTTGTAGTCATACAGAAAATCCGGCACCGTCATATAGACCAGGCCGACCAGGAAAAGCAGCCCGGCCATGGACAGGCCTATCAACTTCAGCACCCCCTGTTTTCCGGTTGCGAGTATCTGCATGCGGCGCTTGGGGAATGCAGCGTTGATGGATGCAAGTTGTGCTTCCGCAGTTGTGCCGCGTGTTTGAAATTGTGTCTGGGACATGTCTGGTTTTCCTGGCAGTATAAAGATACTTCTGTATGTATCTTTGACAAGCGGGCAGTATCTGAAAACCAGACAAACAGGGGTAGGATTATTTCAATTTTTTACACTCAGGTTCCTGGCCTGAAATTGCGATTATCATTCGGCAGCCCCCTTGTTTGCCTGTGGGCAAATGGAAAAGTGTCAGTGTGATCAAGCTGCTCCTGAAAAGGGCAGTTTTTGCCCGAATGTTTTTTGAGGCAATGGAGAAAATCAGCCTGACGCCGCTCACATGCAAGAAAATTTTTCCATTGTTAACTGACCGTCATTGCTCTGACCAGGCCGTTTGAACGGTTGATTTCCACCAGCCGTCCTGCGCGG
This is a stretch of genomic DNA from Undibacterium sp. KW1. It encodes these proteins:
- a CDS encoding M20/M25/M40 family metallo-hydrolase, which encodes MNNYEQLDAWIDTHFDEQVKFLQELIRVPTDTPPGNNAPHAERTADLLQDMGISAEKHAVPDSEVKEAGLQSITNLLVRRQYGPGKTVLLNAHGDVVPPGEGWTKNPYGGEIENGNIYGRATAVSKCDFSTYTFALRALEAVAKPKAGTLELLFTYDEEFGGEVGPGWMLKHNLIKPDLMIAAGFSYQVITAHNGCLQMEVTVHGKMAHAAIPDSGVDALQAAVKILNALYAQNTLYKQVTSKVEGITHPYLNVGTIEGGTNTNVIPGRVTFKLDRRMIPEENPAEVEATLRKVISDTTAELPGISVDVKRILLANSMRPLPGNTPLVDAIQKHGGEVFGEAIPALGTPLYTDVRLFSEVGIPGVIYGAGPRTVLESHAKRADERLNLEDLRKATKVIARSLADLLQ
- a CDS encoding urate hydroxylase PuuD, with the protein product MEAFLLAYGTEWLNLIVRWLHLITGIAWIGASFYFVWLDNNIRPPKPGSELANKGVSGELWAVHGGGFYNPQKYLIAPKELPEELHWFKWEAYATWLSGFAMLFIVYYFNASAMMIDKSVADLTSWQAIGIGLGTLLVGWTVYDLLCRSPLGKREGLLGIIMFVFIVATAFVLSKFLSGRAAYIHVGAMIGTMMVGNVLMLIIPGQRKLVEAMQQGKSPDPIHGQKAKQRSVHNNYFTLPVLFIMISNHYAMTYNHEYNWLVLAVIMAAGVLIRHFFNLRHKGITNWAYPAAGVTLLLAVAIAIAPKPPAKVAAPDPALSAAEAEKAQFTKVQGIINQRCVSCHAATPSQPGFATAPAGIKLDTPELIRQNAVKVNMQAVQLKAMPIGNMTQMTEEERAVVGAWFQAGAK
- a CDS encoding LysR family transcriptional regulator, whose product is MAQLPNHLDLHLIRILYLLLSEKNVSRVALKLNQPQPSISASLRKLRELTGDQLLVRGGRGMVPTPHGETLLKPAKRILDETELLFERKVPFVAQQESKTFHIAAPDSLHVQFLPSVVERLRRESPKSRIVIHGLGAEVDYVRHLSDGDLDLVIANWDEPPQHLHLSKLFEDPIVCAMRADSPYAKRTGTDDMTLEDYLSLPHVAPSQLLSGYHGVIDAHLERQHLRRNVVVESAYFGLMPHMLTQSDMVLTTGKQYLSFYEKSLQLKTFSIPIKFPPLRFYQLWHERVHHSPEHRWLREQIAQAAKSLMSK
- the uraH gene encoding hydroxyisourate hydrolase translates to MGKLSTHVLDITVGKPGVGVQVELYTVNAGEKTLLKTETTNHDGRCNAPLLEGDSLKVGLYELVFAAGDYFDKQGVDLPSPKFIDRVTLAFGVADASQNYHVPLVVSPWAYSTYRGS
- a CDS encoding allantoate amidohydrolase: MTTTLDHLNRCSTQDFVHTLHGIYEHSPWIPERAAASRPFASVTALKLALQTVVSQAAEAEQLGLIRAHPELAGKAAIAGELTAESTGEQAKAGLTNCSPEEFAILHKLNADYNSKFGFPFILAVKGPDGKGFTREAIIATFQRRFKNQRADELAECLRQIGRIAELRLNDLLEHTLQFGNTIMQWSETLAAWSDDEDGLTCAYMTPAHQKTAEQLAAWMREAGMHVHIDAVGNVVGRYLSDATDAKTLLTGSHYDTVCNGGKYDGREGILLPIAIVKHLNDRNEKLPFNFEIIGFSEEEGVRYKSTFLGSNAVIGQFDLTLLDKTDADGISMREALTAAGYDVKHIPAIARDPAQILGYVEVHIEQGPVLLGRDLPVGIVTSIAGSCRYQVQLKGVASHAGTTPMSMRKDAAAAAAEIILYVEQRCANGTSLVGTVGQLQVPHGSVNVIPGSCNLSLDIRAADDATRDAAVNDILAKIETVCERRNIEVNVVKAVSAPAAPCAPWLMQQLAAATQRAGLPAFELPSGAGHDAMAIAKMTDVAMLFTRCGNGGISHNPLETMSADDAEVSAQILLDFLRNFREKL
- a CDS encoding nucleobase:cation symporter-2 family protein, translated to MQTAIHPVDEKLPAAKLFTLGIQHVLVMYAGAIAVPLIIGGALHLPKDQIAFLINADLFCCGLVTLIQALGIWKFGIRMPVMMGVTFAAVGPMVAMAGNPSLGILSIYGAVIASGIFGLIITPFMSRAVRFFPPVVTGTIITVIGITLMRVGINWAAGGQPMIFDAASKSMQPNPNYGAPENLAIAFFVLVSIMLMTRYLRGFLGNISVLLGMVLGFVVSLVLGKVSFDGLGEAGWFAFIMPFQYGMPTFDLGAIIGMCLVMIVTMVESTGMFLALSELTGKRISNEELANGLRADSLGTVIGGVFNTFPYTSFSQNIGLVGVTGVRSRYVCAAAGVILVAFGMFPKMAHVAASIPVYVLGGAGIVMFGMVAATGIKILGNAGLNHQRHNLFIVAVSIGAGMIPLVAPQFFSHLPHWLGTIVDSGILLATIAAVTLNLFFNGQGAESEAKAFAMAAAHSSDH
- a CDS encoding 8-oxoguanine deaminase, with amino-acid sequence MTSSLLIKNARVVVTMDDTRREISNGAVYIIDNVIAEVGLSADLPQTADEVIDAADHVVMPGLINTHHHMYQSLTRVIPAAQNGELFNWLTNLYPIWANLTPEMVQVSTQAAMAELILSGCTTSSDHLYIYPNGCQLDHSLQAAQEIGMRFHAARGSMSVGQSKGGLPPDRVVEDEASILRDTQRLIETYHDSSRHAMQRIVVAPCSPFSVSRDLMRESATLARSYEVSLHTHLAENANDIAYSREKFNMTPAQYAEDCGWVGHDVWHAHCVQLDDDGIYMFARTGTGIAHCPCSNMRLASGIAPIRKMLDAGVSVGLGVDGCASNDSGHMLGEVRQAMLLQRVGFGPDAMTARQALEVATLGGARVLNRDDIGALKPGMSADIVMFNLKQTGYAGAWHDPVAALVFCTPSDVAYSIINGRVVVRDGQITSIDLPVVMERHNRLAHQLAEAAR